A section of the Macadamia integrifolia cultivar HAES 741 chromosome 9, SCU_Mint_v3, whole genome shotgun sequence genome encodes:
- the LOC122088962 gene encoding pentatricopeptide repeat-containing protein At1g06143-like — translation MRCFDWAKIYVKAGDGRNGVVAFRHEKYVPLGGPSGGDGGRGGNVYVEVDGLGEGIMGRGKTKLAHVKARDLDAARLLFNQMPKRGVVSWTAMISGYTQSKRSMEALELFGQMRESGVRPDEVTMVSVISSCTHLGDLEAGIGIHRYTDENDFGWMVSLCNALIDMYAKCGCMEGALHIFNKMERKSLITWHSMIQPKRML, via the exons ATGAGATGTTTCGATTGGGCGAAAATCTACGTGAAGGCTGGAGATGGCAGAAACGGTGTTGTTGCCTTTCGGCACGAGAAGTATGTGCCGTTGGGTGGGCCGTCAGGTGGAGATGGAGGGAGAGGAGGGAATGTTTATGTGGAGGTTGATG GGCTGGGAGAGGGTATCATGGGCAGGGGAAAGACCAAGCTGGCGCATGTGAAAGCCCGTGATTTGGATGCTGCACGGCTCCTTTTCAATCAAATGCCGAAGCGAGGTGTGGTTTCCTGGACTGCGATGATCTCTGGTTATACCCAATCGAAGCGGTCTATGGAGGCCCTAGAATTGTTTGGACAAATGAGGGAATCTGGGGTGAGACCAGACGAGGTCACCATGGTGAGCGTCATCTCATCCTGCACTCACTTGGGAGACTTGGAAGCAGGGATTGGCATTCACCGTTACACCGACGAGAATGATTTCGGATGGATGGTTTCACTCTGCAATGCGCTAATTGACATGTATGCCAAATGTGGATGCATGGAAGGTGCACTACACATTTTTAACAAGATGGAGAGGAAGAGCTTGATCACTTGGCACTCAATGATCCAACCGAAGAGGATGCTTTAG
- the LOC122088333 gene encoding glucan endo-1,3-beta-glucosidase 8-like yields MTKLWFLSWVLSVWLLLDSIPVDSLGVNWGTMATHPLPPHTVAQMLKDNGFQKVKLFDADESTMSSLAGSSIEVMVAIPNNMLADMNDYNTAKQWVKRNVTVYNFNGGVNIKYVAVGNEPFLASYNNSFTNITFPALQNIQNALNEAGVGDTIKATVPMNADVYFSPDSNPVPSGGLFRDDISGQMTEIVQFLNKNNASFTVNIYPFLSLYANPDFPVDFAFFDGTSKPINDNGVLYTNVFDANFDTLVWALKKIGYGDMPILVGEVGWPTDGDKNANVPYAKRFYNGLSKKLAANLGTPIRPGYLEVYLFGLIDEDAKSVAPGNFERHWGIFRHDGQPKFPMDLSGQGQNKLLVPANNVKYLPQRWCVFNPSATDLSKLADNINYACTFSDCTALGYGSSCNNLDSQGNASYAFNMYFQVQNQQDLSCNFQGLAMITTQNASQGTCDFMIQIASFSSSLRPSEVVLAFIMVPMLFFVL; encoded by the exons ATGACCAAGCTCTGGTTTTTATCCTGGGTTCTCTCTGTTTGGCTACTATTGGATTCTATTCCTGTTGACAGTCTTGGGGTCAACTGGGGAACAATGGCAACACATCCGTTGCCACCTCATACTGTAGCTCAGATGTTGAAGGACAATGGTTTTCAGAAAGTGAAGCTGTTTGATGCTGACGAGTCTACCATGAGTTCATTGGCTGGAAGCTCGATTGAAGTGATGGTCGCCATCCCGAATAATATGCTTGCTGATATGAACGACTACAACACGGCCAAGCAGTGGGTCAAGAGAAACGTCACTGTGTATAACTTCAATGGAGGTGTAAACATCAA ATATGTAGCAGTTGGGAATGAACCTTTCCTTGCATCGTATAACAACTCATTTACAAATATAACCTTTCCAGCCCTTCAGAACATCCAGAATGCACTAAATGAGGCTGGGGTTGGAGACACCATAAAGGCCACTGTACCCATGAATGCTGATGTCTATTTCTCACCTGACAGCAATCCTGTCCCATCTGGGGGATTGTTTCGGGATGACATCAGTGGACAGATGACTGAAATTGTTCAGTTTCTGAATAAGAACAATGCTTCCTTCACTGTCAATATCTATCCTTTCTTGAGTCTCTATGCCAATCCAGATTTCCCTGTTGATTTTGCATTCTTTGATGGGACGAGTAAACCTATAAATGATAATGGGGTTTTATACACAAACGTCTTTGATGCAAACTTTGATACATTGGTTTGGGCTCTGAAGAAAATTGGATATGGAGACATGCCCATCTTGGTTGGGGAGGTTGGTTGGCCAACTGATGGAGACAAGAATGCAAATGTGCCCTATGCCAAGAGATTTTACAATGGGCTCTCGAAGAAACTTGCTGCCAACCTAGGTACTCCAATTCGTCCTGGGTATCTCGAAGTGTACTTGTTTGGACTTATTGATGAGGATGCCAAGAGCGTTGCTCCTGGTAATTTTGAGCGTCACTGGGGAATCTTTAGACATGATGGGCAGCCCAAGTTCCCAATGGATCTCTCAGGTCAGGGCCAGAACAAACTTCTAGTGCCAGCAAACAATGTGAAATATCTGCCTCAGCGCTGGTGTGTGTTTAATCCAAGTGCCACAGATTTAAGCAAACTTGCAGATAACATCAATTATGCTTGCACATTTTCTGATTGCACTGCACTTGGTTATGGTTCATCATGTAATAACTTGGATTCTCAAGGAAATGCTTCTTATGCATTTAACATGTATTTCCAAGTTCAGAACCAGCAAGATTTAAGCTGTAATTTCCAGGGTCTGGCCATGATCACAACACAGAATGCATCACAGGGTACATGTGATTTCATGATTCAGATTGCATCATTCTCTTCCTCCCTCAGACCTTCAGAAGTGGTTTTAGCATTCATAATGGTGCCCATGCTTTTTTTTGTCCTGTGA
- the LOC122089148 gene encoding protein SINE1-like isoform X2 codes for MGRNLSPVLRRELANLDKDADSRKLAMKALKSYVKDLDSKAIPLFLAQVSESKDSGSSSGEYTISLYEVLARVHGPNIVPQIDNIMATIIKTLSSSPGSFPLHQACSKVVPAIARYGIDSRTPEDKKKYIISSLCKPLSDSLLGSQEGLASGAALCLKALVDADNWRFASDEIVNEVCLRVAGALEEKPTQTNSHMGLAMALAKHNSPIVEAYTRSLIRSGLRILNAGVADGNSQKRLSAIQMVNFLMKCVDPRSIFTELGAVIEEMEKCHTDPMAFVRGAAFEALQTARILVADKSPKFEKDSGSITGSNFVRRRDNGGKKNLWISRDQSPVSASPESQTVDSFIEYDSLVESPITTGQVSCNYGGRCVNRKLWKNDNGGVDVSLKDGLFPEVSMGSNVSNNLLGGFDDDVLSNNGDQSEVFSGFLSGSPRNGVTSSTTPRPQDPNDVNSDYSEKQIRRLRSPALKQSQWSPATKEGKDLSYDLKYDVEGAKNISKTGEQSHIGSESVSSTGDVLPNTEQLPDEVSTEEKAGVRSNTKRSFKMLALNLICCIIFIFLAIVISVTWTDSLEEGSNLVPT; via the exons ATGGGTAGAAATCTCAGTCCAGTTCTCCGGAGAGAGCTCGCTAACCTTGACAAAGATGCAGACAGTCGAAAATTGGCTATGAAAGCACTCAAATCGTATGTGAAGGACCTAGACTCAAAGGCGATTCCACTCTTTCTTGCCCAGGTTTCTGAAAGCAAGGATTCTGGTTCATCATCTGGGGAATACACCATTTCTCTCTATGAAGTTCTTGCCCGTGTGCATGGTCCTAATATTGTTCCTCAGATAGACAACATCATGGCCACCATCATCAAGACCTTGAGTTCCAGCCCAGGATCCTTTCCCCTCCATCAAGCATGTTCAAAGGTGGTCCCTGCTATCGCTCGCTACGGGATTGACTCACGGACTCCAGAAGACAAAAAGAAGTATATAATCAGCTCCCTTTGTAAGCCTCTTTCAGATTCCCTATTGGGTTCCCAAGAGGGCCTTGCTTCGGGAGCTGCCCTTTGTTTGAAGGCTCTTGTTGATGCTGACAATTGGCGGTTTGCATCAGATGAGATTGTAAATGAGGTTTGTCTTAGAGTTGCTGGAGCGTTAGAGGAGAAACCTACTCAGACAAATTCTCACATGGGGTTGGCTATGGCTTTGGCAAAGCATAACAGCCCAATTGTTGAGGCCTACACAAGATCACTAATACGGTCTGGATTACGAATTCTGAATGCTGGTGTTGCAGATGGAAATTCTCAGAAGCGGTTGTCTGCTATCCAAATGGTGAACTTCTTAATGAAGTGTGTGGACCCTCGGAGTATTTTCACAGAGCTGGGGGCAGTTATTGAGGAGATGGAGAAATGCCACACTGATCCGATGGCTTTTGTGAGAGGGGCAGCTTTTGAAGCTTTGCAGACTGCCAGGATACTAGTTGCAGACAAAAGTCCAAAATTTGAGAAGGATTCAGGATCAATAACAGGATCAAATTTTGTTAGGAGGAGAGATAATGgcgggaaaaaaaatttatggatTTCAAGAGATCAATCTCCAGTTTCTGCATCACCAGAATCACAAACTGTTGATTCTTTCATTGAGTATGATTCTTTGGTTGAATCACCAATAACAACTGGGCAGGTATCATGTAATTATGGAGGTAGGTGTGTTAACAGGAAACTCTGGAAGAATGACAATGGTGGAGTGGATGTGTCACTCAAGGATGGCTTGTTTCCGGAAGTGAGTATGGGTAGTAATGTATCAAACAATCTTCTGGGGGGCTTTGATGATGATGTATTAAGTAACAATGGAGATCAGTCCGAGGTATTCTCAGGGTTTTTGAGTGGAAGTCCTAGAAATGGTGTAACAAGTAGCACTACCCCTAGGCCGCAG GATCCAAATGATGTAAATTCTGATTATTCTGAGAAGCAAATCCGAAGGCTTCGAAGCCCAGCCTTGAAACAATCGCAATGGAGCCCAGCAACGAAAGAAGGGAAAGACCTATCATACGATCTTAAATATGATGTTGAAGGTGCCAAAAATATATCCAAGACGGGGGAGCAGTCACATATTGGCTCTGAGTCTGTGTCATCAACTGGTGATGTTCTCCCTAATACTGAACAACTGCCTGATGAAGTGAGTACTGAAGAAAAAGCTGGAGTCCGAAGTAATACAAAGAGAAGTTTTAAGATGCTTGCTCTTAATTTGATTTGttgcatcatcttcatctttcttGCAATTGTCATTTCAGTAACATGGACTGATAGTTTGGAGGAAGGGTCCAACCTTGTTCCAACCTGA
- the LOC122089148 gene encoding protein SINE1-like isoform X1, giving the protein MGRNLSPVLRRELANLDKDADSRKLAMKALKSYVKDLDSKAIPLFLAQVSESKDSGSSSGEYTISLYEVLARVHGPNIVPQIDNIMATIIKTLSSSPGSFPLHQACSKVVPAIARYGIDSRTPEDKKKYIISSLCKPLSDSLLGSQEGLASGAALCLKALVDADNWRFASDEIVNEVCLRVAGALEEKPTQTNSHMGLAMALAKHNSPIVEAYTRSLIRSGLRILNAGVADGNSQKRLSAIQMVNFLMKCVDPRSIFTELGAVIEEMEKCHTDPMAFVRGAAFEALQTARILVADKSPKFEKDSGSITGSNFVRRRDNGGKKNLWISRDQSPVSASPESQTVDSFIEYDSLVESPITTGQVSCNYGGRCVNRKLWKNDNGGVDVSLKDGLFPEVSMGSNVSNNLLGGFDDDVLSNNGDQSEVFSGFLSGSPRNGVTSSTTPRPQRSLSQLNIDDIKIFATPRKLICSLQDPNDVNSDYSEKQIRRLRSPALKQSQWSPATKEGKDLSYDLKYDVEGAKNISKTGEQSHIGSESVSSTGDVLPNTEQLPDEVSTEEKAGVRSNTKRSFKMLALNLICCIIFIFLAIVISVTWTDSLEEGSNLVPT; this is encoded by the exons ATGGGTAGAAATCTCAGTCCAGTTCTCCGGAGAGAGCTCGCTAACCTTGACAAAGATGCAGACAGTCGAAAATTGGCTATGAAAGCACTCAAATCGTATGTGAAGGACCTAGACTCAAAGGCGATTCCACTCTTTCTTGCCCAGGTTTCTGAAAGCAAGGATTCTGGTTCATCATCTGGGGAATACACCATTTCTCTCTATGAAGTTCTTGCCCGTGTGCATGGTCCTAATATTGTTCCTCAGATAGACAACATCATGGCCACCATCATCAAGACCTTGAGTTCCAGCCCAGGATCCTTTCCCCTCCATCAAGCATGTTCAAAGGTGGTCCCTGCTATCGCTCGCTACGGGATTGACTCACGGACTCCAGAAGACAAAAAGAAGTATATAATCAGCTCCCTTTGTAAGCCTCTTTCAGATTCCCTATTGGGTTCCCAAGAGGGCCTTGCTTCGGGAGCTGCCCTTTGTTTGAAGGCTCTTGTTGATGCTGACAATTGGCGGTTTGCATCAGATGAGATTGTAAATGAGGTTTGTCTTAGAGTTGCTGGAGCGTTAGAGGAGAAACCTACTCAGACAAATTCTCACATGGGGTTGGCTATGGCTTTGGCAAAGCATAACAGCCCAATTGTTGAGGCCTACACAAGATCACTAATACGGTCTGGATTACGAATTCTGAATGCTGGTGTTGCAGATGGAAATTCTCAGAAGCGGTTGTCTGCTATCCAAATGGTGAACTTCTTAATGAAGTGTGTGGACCCTCGGAGTATTTTCACAGAGCTGGGGGCAGTTATTGAGGAGATGGAGAAATGCCACACTGATCCGATGGCTTTTGTGAGAGGGGCAGCTTTTGAAGCTTTGCAGACTGCCAGGATACTAGTTGCAGACAAAAGTCCAAAATTTGAGAAGGATTCAGGATCAATAACAGGATCAAATTTTGTTAGGAGGAGAGATAATGgcgggaaaaaaaatttatggatTTCAAGAGATCAATCTCCAGTTTCTGCATCACCAGAATCACAAACTGTTGATTCTTTCATTGAGTATGATTCTTTGGTTGAATCACCAATAACAACTGGGCAGGTATCATGTAATTATGGAGGTAGGTGTGTTAACAGGAAACTCTGGAAGAATGACAATGGTGGAGTGGATGTGTCACTCAAGGATGGCTTGTTTCCGGAAGTGAGTATGGGTAGTAATGTATCAAACAATCTTCTGGGGGGCTTTGATGATGATGTATTAAGTAACAATGGAGATCAGTCCGAGGTATTCTCAGGGTTTTTGAGTGGAAGTCCTAGAAATGGTGTAACAAGTAGCACTACCCCTAGGCCGCAG AGGTCACTCTCTCAGCTCAACATTGATGACATTAAGATCTTTGCTACTCCAAGGAAGCTTATTTGTTCTCTTCAGGATCCAAATGATGTAAATTCTGATTATTCTGAGAAGCAAATCCGAAGGCTTCGAAGCCCAGCCTTGAAACAATCGCAATGGAGCCCAGCAACGAAAGAAGGGAAAGACCTATCATACGATCTTAAATATGATGTTGAAGGTGCCAAAAATATATCCAAGACGGGGGAGCAGTCACATATTGGCTCTGAGTCTGTGTCATCAACTGGTGATGTTCTCCCTAATACTGAACAACTGCCTGATGAAGTGAGTACTGAAGAAAAAGCTGGAGTCCGAAGTAATACAAAGAGAAGTTTTAAGATGCTTGCTCTTAATTTGATTTGttgcatcatcttcatctttcttGCAATTGTCATTTCAGTAACATGGACTGATAGTTTGGAGGAAGGGTCCAACCTTGTTCCAACCTGA